Proteins co-encoded in one Nicotiana sylvestris chromosome 7, ASM39365v2, whole genome shotgun sequence genomic window:
- the LOC138873164 gene encoding uncharacterized protein — protein sequence MKESECISDYCSKVKAIVNQLRRYGEDIGDVRVVEKIIRTLTPKFDFVVCAIEESKDLDFMMVEQLEGSLQTHVEKIKRRQEVPLEKFLKIEESLKDYGGKKSYRGNGFGRGRDGHGRGKSTSNNFNNEVKIHQTFRGRGRRQKGGRGRSYYQENNG from the coding sequence atgaaagaatccgaATGCATTTCAGATTATTGTTCAAAAGTGAAGGCTATTGTGAACCAATTAAGGAGATATGGGGAGGACATAGGAGATGTCCGTGTGGTAGAAAAGATCATTCGCACTTTAAcacctaaatttgattttgtaGTGTGTGCTATTGAGGAGTCTAAAGATTTAGACTTTATGATGGTAGAGCAATTGGAGGGTTCTTTACAGACCCATGTAGAAAAGATCAAGAGGAGACAAGAAGTGCCACTGGAGAAATTTCTTAAAATTGAGGAATCCTTGAAGGACTATGGAGGTAAAAAGAGCTATCGAGGAAATGGATTTGGACGAGGTCGTGATGGTCATGGAAGAGGAAAAAGTACCAGTAACAACTTCAACAATGAAGTTAAAATCCACCAAACATTCAGAGGTCGTGGTCGTAGACAAAAAGGAGGAAGAGGACGCAGCTACTATCAAGAAAATAATGGATAA